A single region of the Malus sylvestris chromosome 8, drMalSylv7.2, whole genome shotgun sequence genome encodes:
- the LOC126631936 gene encoding alpha-(1,4)-fucosyltransferase-like translates to MQLKPFNSFTIAFMMSGAFFILFFCSFLEFPPISTSVQPTNDPTPSLTNSAPDPFTHLIGAFRKWDAQVGCPRFKEKHNQQLFPKNSSSLQQIRGESECGEAKPEHVSVLVKGWTWIPDNLDNLYSCPCGLSCLWTKSSVLADKPDALLFETTTPPLQRRTGDPLRVYMDLEAGRKRSGVEDIFISYHAEDDVQSTYAGALFHNGRNYNVSPYKQKDTLVYWSSSRCLPQRNKLAHKLLSLLPHHSFGKCLNNVGGLDMALSFYPECASDTSVTQKWWDHLHCAMSHYKFVLAIENTMTESYVTEKLFYALDSGSVPIYFGAPNVWDFVPPHSIIDGTKFSSLEELASYVKSLASDPVAYAEYHAWRRCGVMANYVKTRALSLDTLPCRLCEAVSRKGGRNGRTK, encoded by the exons ATGCAGTTAAAGCCCTTCAACTCCTTCACCATCGCCTTCATGATGAGCGGCGCCTTCTTCATCCTCTTCTTCTGCAGCTTCCTCGAATTCCCTCCCATATCGACCTCAGTCCAACCCACCAACGATCCCACTCCGTCCCTCACCAATTCCGCACCcgacccgtttacccatttgaTCGGCGCGTTCAGGAAGTGGGATGCCCAGGTGGGTTGCCCCCGTTTCAAAGAGAAGCACAACCAGCAGCTGTTCCCGAAAAACTCTTCTTCTCTGCAGCAAATTCGCGGCGAATCGGAATGTGGGGAGGCGAAACCGGAGCATGTTAGCGTGTTGGTGAAAGGGTGGACTTGGATTCCTGATAATTTGGATAATTTGTATTCGTGCCCGTGTGGGTTGAGCTGTTTGTGGACTAAATCTTCGGTTCTTGCTGACAAGCCTGATGCTTTGCTGTTTGAGACCACTACACCTCCCCTTCAG AGACGCACTGGAGATCCACTTCGTGTGTACATGGATCTTGAGGCTGGCAGGAAGCGATCTGGTGTTGAGGATATATTTATAAGTTATCACGCCGAAGATGATGTGCAGTCCACCTATGCTGGTGCACTCTTTCACAATGGTCGAAATTACAACGTGTCTCCTTATAAACAAAAA GACACACTTGTTTATTGGTCATCATCGCGCTGCCTACCTCAAAGAAATAAGCTTGCCCACAAGCTTCTCAGCTTACTACCCCACCATTCATTTGGCAAGTGCTTGAACAACGTCGGCGGCTTGGACATGGCCCTTTCTTTCTACCCCGAGTGTGCTAGTGATACTAGTGTCACCCAAAAATGGTGGGATCATTTACATTGTGCCATGTCTCACTATAAGTTTGTTCTTGCCATCGAAAACACAATGACAGAGAGTTATGTGACGGAGAAGCTATTTTATGCCCTAGACTCTGGGTCAGTTCCAATCTATTTTGGTGCCCCTAATGTCTGGGACTTTGTTCCTCCCCATTCGATAATCGATGGCACTAAATTTAGCAGCTTGGAGGAATTGGCATCTTACGTGAAGTCCCTCGCCAGTGACCCAGTTGCGTATGCCGAGTACCATGCCTGGCGAAGATGCGGGGTAATGGCGAATTACGTTAAAACCCGAGCATTGAGCCTTGACACGTTACCATGCAGGCTCTGCGAAGCTGTTAGCAGAAAAGGTGGGAGAAATGGAAGAACCAAGTGA